Below is a genomic region from Acidimicrobiia bacterium.
AGCTCGACCGGATTGATCACGCTCGACTACGGCTTCATGAACACCGGCTCGACCGAGTCCGCGATCACGTTCATCGACGGCGACGAAGGCATCCTGCGCTACCGCGGCTACCCCATCGAGCAGCTCGCCGATCACGAGGAGCCGTCGTTCCTCGAGACGTCGTACCTCCTGATCTACGGCGAGCTCCCGACGATCACCGAGCGCGACGAGTTCAGCCGCTCGATCCGCATGCACACGCTCCTGCACGAGGACGTGAAGCGGTTCTTCGACGGGTTCCCGAAGGACGCGCAACCGATGTCGGTCATGTCGGCCGTCGTCGCCGCGCTCTCGTCCTTCTACCAGGACAGCGACGACCCGAAGGATCCCGAGCAGGTTCAGCTGTCGATCGTGCGCCTGATGGCGAAGCTCCCGACGATCGCGGCCTACAGCCACAAGAAGTCGATCGGGCAGCCGTTCCTCTACCCCGACAACTCGCTCGACCTGATCGAGAACTTCCTCACGATGATGTTCGCGGTGCCGTCGGAGCACTACGAAGTCAGCCCGACGATCGTGCACGCGCTCAAGCAGCTGCTGATCCTGCACGCCGACCATGAGCAGAACTGCTCGGCGTCGACGGTGCGGATCGTCGGCTCCGGTGAGGCGAACCTCTTCGCGTCGATCGCCGCCGGCTGTCTCGCGCTGTGGGGTCCGTTGCACGGCGGCGCGAACCAAGAAGCGATCGAGATGCTCAAGGCCATCCAGGCCGACGGCGGCGACGTCGACAAGTACGTCAAGCGCGCGAAGGATCCGAACGACCACTTCCGCCTGTCCGGATTCGGGCACCGCGTGTACAAGAACTACGACCCGCGGGCGCGCATCATCAAGCAGACCGCGGATCGCGTGCTTTCGGAGCTCGGCAAGAAAGACGAGCTGCTCGAGATCGCGTTGAAGCTCGAAGAGGTCGCGCTCACCGACGACTACTTCATCGAGCGCCGCCTGTACCCGAACGTCGACTTCTACTCGGGACTCATCTACCGCGCGATGGGCTTCCCGGTCGCGATGTTCCCGGTGCTGTTCGCGATGGGCCGGCTGCCCGGTTGGATCGCGCACTGGAAGGAAGCGAACGAGAGCCCGAAGACGAAGCTCGGCCGGCCCCGCCAGATCTACACCGGCGCGACCGAGCGGAAGTACGTCCCGATCGACCAGCGCTAGTCGTTCATCGTGCCCGGGTTCGTCGACGGCGATCGGTACCCGATCGGCGACCTCTCCTCCGACGGCGCGCGTTCGCTGGCGGCGCGGTGTCGCGCCGAGCTCGACGAGTCGGGCGTGTCGATCCTGCCCGGTTTCCTGACTTCTGACGCGATCGCGCGCGCGGTCGCAGAATCGGAGGCGCTCGGGCCGCGCGGGCATCACAGCGATGTCGAGGGCACGCCGTATCTGGAGCTGCCGGAAGCCGGCTGGACCGAGGATCATCCGCGCGTCACGTGGGCGCACACGCGGTTGACCGCGACCGCGTACGACCTCTTCCCGCCGGAGGCGGTGCTGCGCACGCTGTACGAGTCGGACGCGCTGCTCGCGTTCCTCTCGTGCGCGCTCGGCTTCGAGGTGTTCCGCTACGACGATCCACTCGGTGGTCTCAACCTCGCGTCGATGTACGACGGCGACACACTCGCCTGGCACTACGACCAGACCGACTTCGTCGTGTCGGTCGCGGTGCAGGAATCGGAGACCGGCGGCGACTTCGAGTGCGTGCCGAACACGCGAACGTTCGACGACGAGCGCTACGACGACGTCGCCGAGATCCTTGCGGGCGGTGCCGACGCGCGCGTCGCGACGATCCCGATGACGCCGGGCACGCTCATGCTCTTCGAGGGCCGGCACACGCTCCACCGCGTCAGCCCGATCGGCGGCGCTCGCCCGCGCTACGTCGGTCTCTTCGGCTACGACCGCAAACCCGGCACCTGCTCGAGCGAGCTGCTCAGGCTCATCCGCTACGGAAGAGCTGAGTAACGCCGAATCGTCGAGCCGCGAGCGGAGCGAGCAGGCGACCTCGCCCACTCCCATCCCGCATCATGGAGCGGCGAGCGCAGCGAGTGCGACCATAAGCTCACCCGCGCATGGACCTGACGCCGACGGCTGAAGAGGCGCAGCTGCGCGACGAGGTGCGCTCGTGGCTGCGCGCGAACCTCCCGTGGGAGTACGGGAAGGGCTTGCCGCCGCGTTTCGACGACCTCGCCGACGAGGTCGCGTTCGGACGTGAGTGGCAGGCGAAGCTCGCGAGCGGCCGATGGGTCGGCGTCGCGTGGCCCGCGGAGTACGGCGGGCGCGGCGCGGGCGTCGTCGAGCACTACCTCGTCACGGAGGAGCTCGCGCGCGCACGCGCGCCGGAGCTCGTCGGCCGCATCGGCGTGAACCTCGTGGGCCCGACGCTCCTCGCGCACGGCACCGACGCGCAGAAGGCGCGCTG
It encodes:
- a CDS encoding citrate synthase; translated protein: MSEPPAVLKYGGGEIELPVVVGSENERAIDIAKLRSSTGLITLDYGFMNTGSTESAITFIDGDEGILRYRGYPIEQLADHEEPSFLETSYLLIYGELPTITERDEFSRSIRMHTLLHEDVKRFFDGFPKDAQPMSVMSAVVAALSSFYQDSDDPKDPEQVQLSIVRLMAKLPTIAAYSHKKSIGQPFLYPDNSLDLIENFLTMMFAVPSEHYEVSPTIVHALKQLLILHADHEQNCSASTVRIVGSGEANLFASIAAGCLALWGPLHGGANQEAIEMLKAIQADGGDVDKYVKRAKDPNDHFRLSGFGHRVYKNYDPRARIIKQTADRVLSELGKKDELLEIALKLEEVALTDDYFIERRLYPNVDFYSGLIYRAMGFPVAMFPVLFAMGRLPGWIAHWKEANESPKTKLGRPRQIYTGATERKYVPIDQR